Proteins from a genomic interval of Candidatus Rubidus massiliensis:
- a CDS encoding peptide synthase, whose protein sequence is MDNFITKPLSKNLLPLLIEPKKPIKTFQEFLDSIEGNLPEIKQQLLKHGGLLFRNCPVDSSDKFSKLIEKLNFGRFINYIGGDSPRDKVKGEVYTSTEAPPSFKILLHNELSFIEKYPKHIYFYCDTPPQQNGETIIADAREIYRQVDPVVRNTLDQKGLKYVSCYYQKSPFFDFLNKFQRSHKTWMQVFETNSKGEVESKCKENNFDFSWEKNNWLKISQTTKATIQHPETKENVWFNQIHLYDFNPRLLGFWKYMGAKLVYARPHTRLHEIYFADGTKIPRESIYHIMEVLEKNTIYFPWQKGDVLVLDNVLAMHGRAPFTGKRRILTALTK, encoded by the coding sequence ATGGATAACTTCATAACAAAACCGTTAAGTAAAAATCTTTTGCCATTATTAATTGAACCTAAAAAACCAATAAAAACCTTTCAAGAATTTTTAGACTCCATTGAGGGAAACTTGCCTGAAATTAAGCAGCAGCTTTTAAAGCATGGTGGGTTGTTATTCCGCAATTGTCCTGTAGATTCATCGGATAAATTTTCAAAATTAATTGAAAAATTAAATTTTGGTCGTTTTATTAATTATATTGGGGGAGATAGTCCAAGAGATAAAGTTAAAGGAGAAGTGTATACATCTACAGAGGCACCTCCATCTTTTAAAATTTTACTTCATAATGAATTATCGTTTATAGAAAAGTATCCAAAACATATTTACTTTTATTGCGATACTCCCCCACAACAAAATGGTGAAACCATTATTGCAGATGCTCGAGAAATTTACAGACAAGTTGATCCTGTTGTTAGAAATACTTTAGATCAAAAAGGATTAAAATACGTTTCTTGTTACTATCAAAAAAGCCCTTTCTTTGATTTTTTAAACAAATTTCAGCGTTCCCATAAAACTTGGATGCAAGTATTCGAAACAAATTCAAAAGGAGAAGTTGAGAGTAAGTGTAAAGAAAATAATTTTGATTTTTCTTGGGAAAAAAATAATTGGTTAAAAATTAGCCAAACCACAAAAGCTACAATACAACATCCCGAAACCAAAGAAAATGTTTGGTTTAACCAAATCCATCTTTATGATTTTAATCCTCGCTTACTCGGTTTTTGGAAATATATGGGTGCTAAATTAGTTTATGCCAGACCCCATACAAGATTGCATGAAATTTATTTTGCTGATGGCACAAAAATTCCAAGAGAATCTATCTATCATATTATGGAAGTTTTGGAAAAAAATACGATCTATTTCCCTTGGCAAAAAGGAGATGTATTGGTACTTGATAACGTACTTGCTATGCACGGTAGAGCCCCTTTTACTGGTAAAAGAAGAATTTTGACTGCTTTGACTAAATAA
- a CDS encoding putative proline hydroxylase, which produces MKIFATILSCAVFATLLFAYSYQLEDKQLKQDDQKMEPPIEVLSWSPRVFVFHNFLTEEECDHIITLSKPFLQRSTVVDNNSEQSKVDDVRTSQGMFFPGNMNDPVIDNIEERISLLTLIPRENGENIQVLHYTQGGEYKPHHDYFDDRTVGGNAHYKRGGQRVASFLMYLNTPEEGGETIFPTANLSVTPKKGDALLFFDCNLDGTTDPKTLHGGSPVTKGEKWLATKWLRQNLFK; this is translated from the coding sequence ATGAAAATTTTTGCCACAATATTATCCTGCGCAGTTTTTGCCACTTTACTATTTGCTTACAGTTATCAATTAGAAGATAAGCAACTTAAGCAAGATGATCAAAAGATGGAACCTCCTATCGAAGTTTTAAGTTGGTCGCCTAGAGTTTTTGTCTTTCATAATTTTTTAACTGAAGAGGAATGTGACCATATAATCACGTTATCAAAACCTTTTTTACAAAGATCTACAGTAGTTGATAATAATTCAGAGCAAAGTAAAGTTGATGACGTTAGAACAAGCCAGGGAATGTTTTTTCCAGGTAATATGAATGATCCCGTCATAGATAACATAGAAGAAAGAATTTCCTTGCTAACTTTGATACCAAGAGAGAATGGAGAAAACATTCAAGTTCTTCACTACACACAAGGAGGCGAGTACAAACCTCACCACGATTATTTTGACGATAGAACAGTTGGTGGAAATGCTCATTATAAAAGAGGTGGACAAAGAGTGGCTTCATTTTTAATGTATTTAAATACTCCAGAAGAGGGAGGAGAGACAATTTTTCCTACGGCTAATTTGTCAGTTACTCCAAAAAAAGGGGATGCTTTACTATTTTTTGATTGTAATTTAGATGGAACAACTGATCCTAAGACTTTACATGGTGGATCTCCTGTAACGAAAGGGGAAAAATGGCTAGCGACAAAATGGCTTCGACAAAATCTGTTCAAATAG